Proteins from one Sulfuriferula thiophila genomic window:
- a CDS encoding GlxA family transcriptional regulator — MSNNMPQYQLRTVDIIVYPGFKALEAIGPLKVFDYANNCLQQRNLSGGYAVTIAATRIGMVPSDTLMALQATKAISLHDLPDLALIVGSPDIEQALRDSPEITAWVLQAAPRIQRLAALCTGSFFLAEGGALNGKRATTHWSFAERLRKHYPKVQVDADAIFIHEGNIWTSAGVTAGMDLALALVEEDFGREIALEVARDLVIYLKRPGGQSQFSVHLASQMTTHPTIRELQNWIMSHLADDLSIPKLAARLAMSERNFARVFHRETGESPADFIEDARFEAARRLLEENTSPLKVIAVQTGFGTEEKMRRVFQKKIGVTPKVYRERFSTTA, encoded by the coding sequence ATGAGCAATAACATGCCGCAATACCAGCTTCGCACCGTAGACATCATTGTTTATCCCGGCTTTAAAGCGCTGGAAGCCATCGGCCCGCTGAAGGTGTTCGACTATGCCAACAACTGTCTGCAGCAGCGCAACCTGAGCGGGGGCTACGCCGTCACCATTGCGGCTACCCGTATCGGCATGGTGCCATCCGACACGCTGATGGCATTGCAGGCAACCAAGGCAATCAGCCTGCACGATTTGCCTGATCTTGCGCTGATCGTCGGTTCACCTGATATCGAGCAGGCATTGCGAGACTCCCCCGAAATCACCGCCTGGGTGCTGCAGGCGGCGCCCCGAATACAGCGCCTGGCGGCCTTATGTACCGGCAGTTTTTTTCTGGCTGAAGGGGGTGCGCTCAACGGCAAGCGCGCTACCACGCACTGGAGTTTTGCTGAGCGCCTGCGTAAACACTACCCCAAGGTGCAAGTGGATGCAGACGCCATTTTTATTCATGAAGGCAACATCTGGACCTCTGCCGGTGTCACTGCCGGTATGGATTTGGCGCTGGCGCTGGTGGAAGAAGATTTTGGCCGCGAGATCGCACTGGAAGTGGCGCGGGATCTGGTGATTTACCTGAAACGTCCGGGCGGCCAGTCTCAGTTCAGCGTCCATCTTGCCAGCCAAATGACCACCCACCCCACTATCCGCGAATTGCAGAACTGGATCATGTCGCACCTCGCCGATGATCTCAGCATTCCCAAACTCGCTGCCCGACTGGCGATGAGCGAACGCAATTTTGCCAGAGTGTTTCATCGCGAAACGGGGGAAAGTCCGGCGGATTTTATCGAAGATGCGCGCTTTGAAGCTGCCCGCCGCCTGCTGGAAGAAAATACCTCGCCGTTGAAAGTTATCGCAGTGCAAACCGGATTTGGCACCGAAGAAAAAATGCGGCGGGTATTTCAGAAAAAGATAGGAGTAACGCCCAAGGTTTACCGTGAGCGTTTCTCCACTACTGCTTAA
- a CDS encoding MarR family winged helix-turn-helix transcriptional regulator, producing MPSYPFLPLIRELASSYQAFEAYSGQHIRSFGLTTCQFDIIATLGNTAGLSFRELGSKTLITKGTLTGVVDRMAEKNLVRRIADPDDGRSQIVALTEQGEVLFADVFPRHLQYLSEAFSTLELDEIKQMQQMLHRLGGVFKQNKEKK from the coding sequence ATGCCCAGTTATCCGTTTTTACCGTTGATCCGCGAATTAGCCAGTAGCTATCAGGCGTTTGAGGCGTATTCAGGTCAGCACATACGCAGCTTTGGCTTGACCACGTGCCAGTTCGACATTATTGCAACCTTGGGCAATACCGCGGGTCTGAGCTTCCGTGAGTTAGGCAGTAAAACCCTGATCACTAAGGGTACACTGACCGGGGTGGTGGACAGGATGGCGGAAAAAAATCTGGTGCGGCGCATAGCCGATCCTGATGATGGTCGCAGTCAGATTGTGGCGCTGACCGAGCAGGGCGAGGTGTTGTTTGCGGATGTGTTTCCTCGTCATTTACAGTATCTGAGTGAGGCATTCTCAACACTGGAGCTTGATGAAATCAAGCAGATGCAGCAGATGTTGCATCGTCTGGGTGGAGTATTTAAACAGAATAAGGAGAAGAAATGA
- the fghA gene encoding S-formylglutathione hydrolase translates to MLELISEHACHGGVQRFYRHHSAAIGLPMRFSVFLPPQVEQGKVPALFYLAGLTCNEETFMTKAGAQRVAAQLGMMLIAPDTSPRGANVPGETDNWDLGVGAGFYVDATTAPWSQHYRMYSYILELYELVAREFPVQADSIGIAGHSMGGHGALVMALRNPERFKSVSAFAPVCAPSQCPWGVKAFTAYLGSDQANWQQYDASALMARSKTPFPSGILIDQGLSDKFLTDQLFPEAFEAACQQADQPLELRRHAGYDHSYYFISTFIEAHLQFHARQLKQ, encoded by the coding sequence ATGCTTGAACTGATCAGCGAACATGCGTGTCATGGCGGCGTGCAACGTTTCTATCGCCACCATTCTGCAGCTATCGGCTTACCCATGCGTTTTTCGGTATTTTTGCCGCCGCAAGTAGAGCAAGGCAAAGTACCTGCCTTGTTTTATCTGGCAGGGCTGACTTGCAATGAAGAAACCTTCATGACCAAGGCGGGTGCGCAGCGTGTTGCCGCTCAGCTGGGCATGATGCTGATTGCGCCGGACACCAGTCCGCGCGGCGCCAATGTGCCGGGCGAGACCGATAACTGGGATCTCGGTGTAGGTGCCGGGTTCTATGTCGATGCGACAACGGCACCGTGGAGCCAGCATTACCGCATGTACAGTTACATACTGGAATTGTATGAGCTGGTAGCTCGCGAATTTCCGGTGCAGGCTGACAGTATTGGCATTGCCGGGCACTCTATGGGTGGGCATGGAGCGCTGGTGATGGCATTGCGTAATCCGGAACGCTTTAAATCGGTTTCGGCGTTTGCGCCAGTATGCGCACCAAGTCAGTGTCCATGGGGGGTGAAGGCATTTACAGCTTATCTGGGCAGCGACCAGGCAAATTGGCAGCAATATGACGCAAGTGCGCTGATGGCACGTAGCAAAACACCATTCCCGAGTGGCATACTGATTGATCAGGGACTAAGTGACAAATTCCTGACCGATCAGCTGTTTCCGGAAGCGTTCGAGGCGGCTTGTCAGCAAGCGGATCAGCCGTTAGAGCTGCGCAGGCACGCAGGTTACGATCACAGCTATTACTTCATTTCTACCTTCATTGAAGCGCATCTTCAATTTCACGCTCGGCAGCTTAAGCAGTAG